From the Comamonas odontotermitis genome, one window contains:
- a CDS encoding DNA/RNA non-specific endonuclease, producing the protein MFFRPSFLLAPALLSCAATAFAAGFDDCPQFFSGKPPVIQGYGQQRALCFEEFAVLHSGQTKTPLYTAQRLNARMLNKAKDLKRNDKFYEEARLPESERALLSDYRRSGFSRGHMAAAGDMSTTFGKAQSYSLANMVPQDPTQNGKPWSQIEQDTRRYIRRARGDVYVITGPVFSSRQPHTIGNSEVWVPDAVFKMVYDPATGERWVHLQANQKSTRAGKPISYEAFVQRTGIRLLN; encoded by the coding sequence ATGTTTTTCCGCCCCTCTTTTCTTCTCGCGCCCGCCCTGCTTTCCTGTGCCGCTACGGCTTTTGCAGCAGGTTTTGATGATTGCCCGCAATTCTTCTCCGGCAAGCCCCCGGTCATTCAAGGCTATGGCCAGCAGCGTGCGCTGTGCTTTGAGGAGTTTGCGGTGCTGCACTCGGGCCAGACCAAGACGCCGCTCTACACCGCCCAGCGCCTGAACGCCCGAATGCTGAACAAGGCCAAGGATCTGAAGCGCAATGACAAGTTCTATGAGGAAGCTCGCCTTCCCGAATCCGAACGCGCCCTGCTCTCCGACTACCGCCGCTCGGGCTTCAGCCGGGGCCACATGGCTGCGGCAGGCGATATGAGCACCACCTTTGGCAAGGCGCAGAGCTATTCGCTGGCCAATATGGTGCCGCAGGACCCGACGCAGAACGGCAAGCCTTGGTCGCAGATCGAGCAGGATACGCGCCGCTACATCCGCCGCGCCCGAGGCGATGTGTACGTGATCACCGGCCCAGTGTTCAGCAGCCGCCAGCCCCACACGATTGGCAATAGCGAGGTCTGGGTGCCGGACGCCGTGTTCAAGATGGTGTACGACCCGGCCACCGGCGAGCGCTGGGTGCACCTGCAGGCCAACCAGAAATCCACCCGCGCAGGCAAACCGATCAGCTATGAGGCATTTGTTCAGCGCACGGGCATCCGGCTGCTGAATTGA
- the ybgC gene encoding tol-pal system-associated acyl-CoA thioesterase — protein MTSSALPFTHSIRIYWEDTDAGGIVFYANYLKFMERGRTEWLRSLGIEQQRLRDEVGGMFVVSEANIKYLQPARLDDELVVTAQLQSAGRASMTIAQQVLLKPKQPTDTPVLLCEGTIRIGWVDAASMRPARIPPTLIQTIS, from the coding sequence ATGACCTCCAGTGCCCTGCCCTTCACACACAGCATCCGGATCTACTGGGAAGACACCGATGCCGGCGGCATCGTGTTCTACGCCAACTACCTCAAGTTCATGGAGCGCGGCCGCACCGAATGGCTGCGCTCGCTGGGCATCGAGCAGCAGCGCCTGCGCGACGAGGTAGGCGGCATGTTTGTGGTGAGCGAGGCCAATATCAAATATTTACAACCTGCACGGCTCGACGATGAACTCGTCGTCACCGCGCAACTCCAATCCGCAGGCCGCGCGTCCATGACCATAGCGCAGCAGGTGCTCTTAAAACCGAAGCAACCAACGGATACACCTGTGCTGCTGTGTGAAGGCACAATCCGTATCGGCTGGGTCGATGCTGCCAGCATGCGGCCCGCAAGAATTCCTCCAACCCTGATTCAAACCATCTCATGA
- a CDS encoding CaiB/BaiF CoA transferase family protein: protein MSNTPQSIPNTGALKGVRVLDLSRILGGPLCGQILGDHGADVLKVEPPQGDDTRTWGPPFRDGVASYYFGLNRNKRIQFMDLASPEGQREIKELMAQADVVVENFKVGTMEKWGIGYEQMQHVFPHLVWCRVTGFGADGPLGSLPGYDAAIQAMAGLMSINGEADRDPLRVGLPVVDMVTGLNAVIGVLLALHERAASGQGQLVDASLYDVGISLLHPHAANWFMNGKIPGRSGNAHPNIYPYDVVSTGTSPIFLAVGNDRQFRLMCKHLSQEGLADDPRYATAGQRSVHRAELKPLLETAFAALDGVKLAEELMDIGVPAAPVLNVEQALQAPHTQHRELVVRMGEYTGLGAPVKLSRTPASYRFAPLTEGKAFLDAANDA from the coding sequence ATGAGCAATACTCCGCAATCCATTCCCAATACCGGCGCGCTCAAGGGCGTGCGCGTGCTGGACCTCTCGCGTATCCTGGGTGGCCCGCTGTGCGGCCAGATCCTGGGCGACCATGGCGCCGATGTGCTCAAGGTCGAGCCGCCGCAGGGCGACGACACCCGCACCTGGGGCCCCCCGTTCCGTGACGGCGTAGCCTCGTACTACTTTGGCCTCAACCGCAACAAGCGCATCCAGTTCATGGACCTGGCAAGCCCCGAGGGGCAGCGGGAGATCAAGGAGCTGATGGCGCAGGCCGACGTGGTGGTGGAAAACTTCAAGGTCGGCACCATGGAGAAATGGGGTATCGGCTACGAGCAGATGCAGCATGTGTTTCCGCACCTGGTGTGGTGCCGTGTGACCGGCTTTGGCGCCGACGGCCCGCTGGGCAGCCTGCCCGGCTACGACGCCGCCATCCAGGCCATGGCAGGCTTGATGAGCATCAATGGCGAGGCCGACCGCGACCCGCTGCGTGTGGGCTTGCCCGTGGTCGACATGGTGACGGGCCTGAACGCCGTCATCGGCGTGCTGCTGGCGCTGCACGAGCGCGCGGCCAGCGGCCAGGGCCAGCTGGTGGATGCATCGCTCTACGACGTAGGCATTTCGCTGCTGCACCCGCATGCGGCCAACTGGTTCATGAACGGCAAGATTCCCGGCCGCTCTGGCAATGCCCACCCCAATATCTACCCGTACGATGTAGTGAGCACCGGCACCTCGCCCATCTTTCTGGCCGTGGGCAACGACCGCCAGTTCCGCCTGATGTGCAAGCACCTTAGCCAGGAAGGGCTGGCGGACGACCCGCGTTACGCCACGGCGGGCCAGCGCTCGGTGCACCGGGCCGAGCTCAAGCCGCTGCTGGAGACGGCTTTTGCCGCGCTGGACGGCGTCAAGCTCGCGGAGGAGCTGATGGACATCGGCGTGCCCGCCGCCCCGGTGCTGAATGTGGAACAGGCCCTGCAGGCTCCGCACACCCAGCACCGCGAGCTGGTCGTCAGAATGGGCGAATACACCGGCCTGGGCGCGCCGGTCAAGCTCAGCCGCACGCCTGCGTCCTACCGCTTTGCGCCGTTGACGGAAGGCAAGGCCTTTCTGGATGCCGCCAACGATGCCTAG
- a CDS encoding LysR family transcriptional regulator gives MELRLLNYFATLAEELHFSRAARRLSISQPPLSVAIKQLEEEIGAQLFERTSKGVRLTPAGEHLLPRARQLLTLSQQAVQETRDVGHGVRGHLRLGFVGSALYRGVPQALAAFQTQHPQVRVDMLELNSAEQVQGLQQGRLDLGLVHSILLPEGIASQLLMEEAFVACLPEGHALAKEPEIDLARLKNERLILFSSAVSPVYHQRIYQMCMAHGFAPEIRHEVRHWLSVLSLVSHGQGTAIVPAALQRVGMPRVVFRPLQGQHPVSELLAIWRSQPDNALVEDLLHNLRAAVSAIGKGKV, from the coding sequence ATGGAACTGCGCCTTCTCAACTACTTCGCAACCCTCGCCGAAGAACTGCATTTCAGCCGCGCGGCCAGGCGCCTGTCCATATCGCAGCCGCCGCTGTCGGTAGCCATCAAGCAGCTGGAAGAGGAGATTGGTGCCCAGCTGTTCGAGCGCACCAGCAAGGGCGTGCGCCTGACGCCTGCGGGCGAGCACCTGCTGCCTCGTGCGCGGCAATTGCTGACGCTGTCCCAGCAGGCAGTGCAGGAGACGCGTGATGTGGGCCACGGCGTGCGCGGCCACCTGCGGCTCGGGTTCGTCGGATCGGCCCTGTACCGTGGCGTGCCACAGGCGCTGGCAGCCTTTCAGACGCAGCACCCGCAGGTGCGCGTGGACATGCTCGAACTCAACAGTGCCGAGCAGGTGCAGGGCCTGCAGCAGGGACGGCTTGACCTGGGCCTGGTGCACAGCATTCTGCTGCCCGAAGGCATTGCCAGCCAGCTGCTGATGGAGGAGGCCTTCGTCGCCTGCCTGCCCGAAGGCCACGCATTGGCGAAGGAGCCGGAAATTGATCTGGCGCGCCTGAAGAACGAGCGCTTGATTCTCTTTTCCAGCGCCGTCTCGCCGGTCTACCACCAGCGCATCTACCAGATGTGCATGGCCCATGGCTTTGCCCCGGAGATTCGCCACGAGGTGCGGCACTGGCTGTCGGTGCTGTCGCTGGTCTCCCACGGCCAGGGAACCGCCATCGTACCCGCTGCCCTGCAGCGCGTGGGCATGCCACGGGTCGTATTCAGACCGCTGCAGGGCCAACACCCCGTGTCCGAACTGCTGGCAATCTGGCGCAGCCAGCCGGACAACGCACTGGTGGAGGACCTGCTGCACAACTTGCGCGCAGCCGTCAGCGCCATTGGCAAAGGCAAGGTATAG
- a CDS encoding biopolymer transporter ExbD, whose product MPAVASRGKRNRRTVNEINMVPFIDVMLVLLIIFMVTAPMLTPGAINVPKAGKSERPPTKNIAHVLLEKDGTIQLKTGKATKALTVKELGDAAKAWQTEQPDDSAVLLVADKDLSYQKVMDAMGALQRANVQRIALQVAGGASK is encoded by the coding sequence ATGCCGGCCGTAGCCTCTCGCGGAAAACGCAACCGCCGCACCGTGAACGAAATCAACATGGTTCCGTTCATCGACGTGATGCTGGTGCTGCTCATCATCTTCATGGTGACGGCACCCATGCTCACGCCCGGCGCCATCAATGTACCCAAGGCAGGCAAGAGCGAACGCCCGCCGACCAAGAACATCGCCCATGTGCTGCTCGAAAAGGACGGCACCATCCAGTTGAAAACCGGCAAGGCCACCAAAGCCCTCACGGTGAAGGAGCTGGGCGATGCCGCCAAGGCCTGGCAGACCGAACAGCCCGATGACAGTGCCGTACTGCTGGTGGCCGACAAGGACCTGAGCTACCAGAAGGTGATGGATGCCATGGGCGCCCTGCAGCGTGCCAATGTGCAGCGCATTGCCCTGCAGGTTGCAGGCGGCGCCAGCAAGTAA
- the tolA gene encoding cell envelope integrity protein TolA → MSPRQERDQFAPPKPPSRTKSWSLAAVAHLLVVIALLWTVRNPRDSDQPAVEAELWAPTNEQAAPAPVTPPPAPQPVPEPPPPPPPPPAPAPKPVVTPPPKPVAAQEDDDDHEAEIALRKKKEQEKKLREQKEQKERELAERKEAERKKQAEQDKKDRIEQEKKEAREKAQKAEAERKEADRKKQAEQDKKDRLEQEKKDRLQKEKDAKEKAQKEQAEREKAEKAKADAKAKAEADAKAKAKAAADAKAAEAQRAANLARMQGLAGADGASGASKGGSPSGTAKGAGGPSGGYGGRVAAKVRPNIAFPDDIQGNPRAELEVRAAPDGTIVGVRVVKSSGNKAWDDAVVRAMHKTETLPKDVDGTVPSNLVIGFRPKD, encoded by the coding sequence ATGTCCCCTCGCCAAGAACGCGACCAGTTCGCACCACCCAAGCCACCGTCGCGGACCAAATCCTGGTCCCTGGCAGCGGTTGCGCATTTGCTGGTGGTGATTGCACTGTTGTGGACGGTGCGCAACCCGCGAGACAGCGACCAGCCCGCTGTCGAGGCCGAGCTGTGGGCCCCCACCAATGAGCAGGCCGCGCCTGCCCCGGTCACGCCCCCGCCCGCTCCCCAGCCGGTGCCTGAACCGCCGCCACCGCCTCCCCCACCACCTGCTCCCGCGCCCAAACCCGTGGTGACGCCGCCGCCCAAGCCTGTTGCTGCACAGGAGGATGACGACGACCACGAAGCCGAGATTGCCCTGCGCAAGAAAAAGGAGCAGGAAAAGAAGCTGCGCGAGCAAAAGGAACAGAAGGAGCGCGAACTGGCCGAACGCAAGGAAGCCGAGCGCAAGAAGCAAGCCGAGCAGGACAAGAAGGACCGCATCGAGCAAGAGAAGAAAGAAGCCAGGGAAAAGGCGCAGAAAGCCGAGGCCGAACGCAAGGAAGCCGATCGCAAGAAGCAGGCCGAGCAGGACAAGAAGGATCGCCTGGAGCAGGAGAAGAAAGATCGCCTGCAAAAGGAAAAGGACGCCAAGGAAAAAGCCCAGAAGGAACAAGCCGAGCGCGAGAAGGCCGAAAAAGCCAAGGCCGATGCCAAGGCCAAGGCAGAAGCCGACGCCAAGGCCAAAGCCAAGGCAGCAGCCGATGCCAAGGCCGCCGAAGCCCAGCGCGCCGCCAACCTGGCCCGCATGCAGGGCTTGGCGGGGGCCGATGGTGCATCCGGCGCCTCCAAGGGCGGCTCGCCGAGTGGCACTGCCAAGGGCGCAGGTGGCCCATCCGGCGGCTATGGTGGCCGTGTGGCAGCCAAGGTGCGCCCCAATATCGCCTTCCCGGACGATATCCAGGGCAATCCGCGGGCTGAGCTGGAAGTACGTGCCGCACCCGACGGCACCATCGTCGGCGTGCGCGTGGTCAAATCCAGCGGCAACAAGGCTTGGGACGACGCCGTGGTACGCGCCATGCACAAGACCGAGACGCTGCCCAAGGATGTGGATGGCACAGTGCCGAGCAACCTCGTCATCGGCTTCCGACCCAAGGACTGA
- a CDS encoding Bug family tripartite tricarboxylate transporter substrate binding protein codes for MLLALVAAGVAQWMGASVASAAEKFPDRPIMFTVPFPPGGPTDAMARILATAMTQELGQSVIVENKAGAGGNIGAEYVARAKPDGYTIMFGTSGPLAINQSLYKAIKYDPRTSFAPIIYVGYLPNILVVKPDLPVKNVQELIALDKAQPGKLNFASSGNGASSHLAGVMFNGVAGTHLQHIPYKGTGPALNDLLAGQVDMTFTDILTAMPYIKTGKVKALGVATAKKSSAMPEIPTVAEQGLKGYDVSVFFGVVAPKGTPQDRIQVLNQAFSKALDSDAVKKAFAAQGLEASPDRSPAYLAGFIKTEVDKWKSVVQQSGVTLD; via the coding sequence ATGTTGCTGGCCCTCGTGGCCGCAGGTGTGGCCCAGTGGATGGGCGCTTCGGTGGCCAGTGCGGCAGAGAAGTTTCCCGATCGCCCGATCATGTTCACCGTGCCCTTCCCGCCGGGCGGTCCCACGGATGCCATGGCGCGCATTCTGGCCACCGCAATGACGCAGGAGCTGGGCCAGAGCGTGATCGTGGAAAACAAGGCGGGCGCTGGCGGCAACATTGGCGCCGAGTACGTGGCGCGTGCCAAGCCTGACGGCTACACCATCATGTTTGGCACCTCCGGCCCGCTGGCCATCAACCAGAGCCTGTACAAGGCCATCAAGTACGATCCGCGCACCAGCTTTGCGCCCATCATCTACGTGGGCTACCTGCCCAACATCCTGGTGGTCAAGCCCGATCTGCCCGTCAAGAACGTGCAGGAGCTGATTGCTCTCGACAAGGCCCAGCCCGGCAAGCTCAACTTTGCCTCGTCGGGCAACGGCGCTTCGTCGCACCTGGCAGGTGTCATGTTCAACGGCGTTGCCGGCACCCATCTGCAGCACATCCCCTACAAGGGCACGGGCCCTGCGCTCAACGACCTGCTGGCCGGTCAGGTGGACATGACCTTCACCGACATCCTCACCGCCATGCCGTACATCAAGACCGGCAAGGTGAAGGCGCTGGGCGTGGCCACCGCCAAAAAATCCAGCGCCATGCCCGAGATTCCGACCGTGGCCGAGCAGGGCCTCAAAGGCTATGACGTGAGCGTATTCTTTGGCGTGGTAGCGCCCAAGGGAACGCCGCAGGACCGCATCCAGGTGCTGAACCAGGCGTTTTCCAAGGCGCTGGATTCGGACGCTGTGAAGAAGGCATTTGCCGCCCAGGGGCTGGAGGCATCGCCTGACCGTTCGCCAGCCTACCTGGCGGGCTTCATCAAGACCGAAGTGGACAAGTGGAAATCCGTTGTGCAGCAGTCGGGTGTGACGCTGGATTGA
- a CDS encoding acyl-CoA dehydrogenase family protein has product MSAHDQPQHTAVAKTVLSNEHPVPDRHGANFYETDPELQTLLRLYLPADLLAHLQPHFARMGELAGGRIDELAGIADKNPPTLEYRTRAGEDRQRIIKHPAYEELERIAYGQFGLQAISHRDDMLGWKGKMPPIVKYALTYLFVQSEFGLCCPLSMTDSLTRTLKKFGDQALVDKYLPQLLSLDWDTQAQGAMFMTEQAAGSDISNTQTVAKAAADGSWRLIGDKWFCSNPDAAFAMVLAHVDGAPAGMKGISLFLLPRTLDDGSNNHYRIIRLKDKMGTKSMASGEIRMDGAVAYLVGEQGRGFVQMADMVNNSRLSNGVRSAGMMRRAVAEAEFVARERIAFGKRLEDMPLMQRQLDKLRVPAEQARTMVFQTARTLMRSDAGEENAYALLRILTPMIKFRACRDARKVTGDAMEVRGGCGYIEEWSDPRLVRDSHLGSIWEGTSNIVALDVIRAIKREGSLPVLQAYLKDLLDHSTTTAGYRKALEDALGRASALAERAAQEGGDALARQAATGLYNCTTAIAMAWEAGKTGSAERLRLSQLVLLHRVLPRDPLESGAVPADWR; this is encoded by the coding sequence ATGTCCGCCCATGACCAGCCCCAGCATACTGCCGTTGCCAAGACGGTGCTGTCCAACGAACACCCGGTGCCAGATCGCCACGGCGCCAATTTCTACGAGACCGATCCCGAGCTGCAGACACTGCTCAGGCTGTACCTGCCTGCCGATCTGCTCGCGCATCTGCAGCCGCACTTTGCGCGGATGGGAGAGTTGGCAGGTGGCCGGATCGACGAGCTGGCAGGCATTGCCGACAAGAACCCGCCCACGCTCGAATACCGTACCCGCGCGGGCGAAGACAGGCAGCGCATCATCAAGCACCCGGCCTATGAAGAGCTGGAGCGCATTGCGTACGGCCAGTTCGGCCTGCAGGCCATCTCGCACCGCGACGACATGCTGGGCTGGAAGGGCAAGATGCCGCCCATCGTCAAATATGCGCTGACGTATCTGTTCGTGCAATCCGAGTTCGGGCTGTGCTGCCCGCTGTCGATGACCGACTCGCTCACCCGCACCCTCAAGAAGTTCGGTGACCAGGCGCTGGTGGACAAATACCTGCCCCAGCTCCTGTCGCTGGACTGGGACACGCAGGCCCAGGGCGCCATGTTCATGACCGAGCAGGCGGCGGGCTCCGATATCTCGAACACCCAGACCGTTGCCAAGGCGGCTGCCGACGGAAGCTGGCGCCTGATAGGCGACAAGTGGTTCTGCTCCAACCCCGATGCTGCATTTGCCATGGTGCTGGCGCATGTCGATGGTGCGCCTGCCGGCATGAAAGGCATATCGCTCTTCTTGCTGCCGCGCACGCTGGACGACGGCAGCAACAACCACTACCGCATCATCCGCCTCAAGGACAAGATGGGCACCAAATCCATGGCCAGTGGCGAGATCCGCATGGATGGCGCCGTGGCCTATCTGGTGGGTGAGCAGGGCCGGGGCTTTGTGCAGATGGCCGACATGGTCAACAACTCGCGCCTCTCCAATGGCGTGCGTTCGGCAGGAATGATGCGCCGCGCCGTGGCCGAGGCCGAGTTCGTCGCGCGCGAGCGCATCGCCTTCGGCAAGCGCCTCGAAGACATGCCGTTGATGCAGCGCCAGCTCGACAAGCTGCGCGTGCCCGCCGAGCAGGCACGCACCATGGTGTTCCAGACTGCGCGCACATTGATGCGCTCGGACGCGGGTGAAGAAAACGCCTACGCGCTGCTGCGCATTCTCACGCCGATGATCAAGTTCCGCGCCTGCCGCGATGCGCGCAAGGTGACAGGCGACGCCATGGAAGTGCGTGGCGGCTGCGGCTACATCGAAGAGTGGAGCGATCCGCGCCTGGTGCGTGATTCGCACCTGGGCTCGATCTGGGAAGGCACCAGCAACATCGTGGCGCTTGATGTGATCCGCGCCATCAAGCGCGAAGGCTCGCTGCCGGTGCTGCAGGCCTATCTGAAGGATTTGCTCGACCACAGCACGACCACCGCTGGCTACCGCAAGGCGCTGGAAGACGCATTGGGCCGCGCCAGTGCGCTGGCCGAGCGCGCCGCGCAGGAAGGTGGCGATGCGCTGGCCCGCCAGGCCGCCACGGGCCTGTACAACTGCACCACCGCGATTGCCATGGCGTGGGAAGCGGGCAAGACCGGATCAGCCGAGCGCCTGCGCCTGTCGCAACTGGTGCTGCTGCACCGCGTGCTGCCCCGCGATCCGCTGGAGAGCGGCGCCGTGCCTGCCGACTGGCGGTAA
- the tolQ gene encoding protein TolQ — protein MNPQEMSIASLVLHASWVVQLVMLILVGASVACWATILRKVGMLKSIKNKNEAFETDFWSGSSLNELYQNAIHNVKTCGPMERIFASGMREYQKLRERHITNPDTLLDGTRRAMRASFQREMDEIESGLSLLGTIGSVSPYVGLFGTVWGVMHAFTGFANMEQITLATVAPGIAEALVATAMGLFAAIPAVTAYNRFSSGIDRIASQQETFIEEFSNILQRNLGAQPLHAAH, from the coding sequence ATGAACCCCCAAGAAATGTCCATTGCCAGTCTGGTCTTGCACGCCAGCTGGGTAGTGCAACTCGTGATGCTGATCCTGGTCGGCGCCTCGGTCGCCTGCTGGGCCACCATCTTGCGCAAGGTGGGCATGCTCAAATCGATCAAGAACAAGAATGAAGCCTTCGAGACCGATTTCTGGTCTGGATCGAGCCTGAACGAGCTCTACCAGAACGCCATCCACAACGTCAAAACCTGCGGCCCCATGGAACGCATTTTTGCCAGTGGCATGCGCGAATACCAGAAGCTGCGCGAGCGCCACATCACCAACCCCGACACCCTGCTGGACGGCACCCGCCGCGCCATGCGCGCCAGCTTCCAGCGCGAGATGGACGAGATCGAATCGGGCCTGTCGCTGCTGGGCACCATCGGCTCGGTCTCGCCCTACGTCGGCCTGTTCGGCACCGTGTGGGGCGTGATGCATGCCTTCACCGGCTTTGCCAACATGGAACAGATCACACTGGCCACCGTGGCCCCCGGCATTGCCGAAGCGCTGGTAGCCACCGCCATGGGCCTGTTCGCCGCCATTCCGGCCGTCACGGCCTACAACCGCTTCTCCAGCGGCATCGACCGCATCGCCAGCCAGCAGGAAACCTTCATCGAAGAGTTCTCCAACATTCTGCAGCGCAACCTGGGCGCCCAGCCGCTGCACGCGGCGCATTAA
- a CDS encoding LysR family transcriptional regulator → MRFDLQDLRLFVHTVESGTITQGAERSHITLASASERIRGMEAVLGMALLSRSKRGVLPTEAGAVLLPHARRMLLQMEQMAGDMQAFGQGLGTRIELLANTSAISEHLIAPLGAFMQANPLLRLELRECTSDTIARALLDGEADLGVLSNAAASGALHTQTWRADPLVLLGPAPLLEGLPADSQLSHLKDLPLLGLLPQHALQQLIATQALQAGVGLRYRARAPHLDALCDWAAMGLGAALVPQAAAQRCVERWPQTPLRILPLAAGWAARHLVLACRNPEQLPTHAQQLWAFLMELPASP, encoded by the coding sequence ATGCGTTTTGATCTGCAGGACCTGCGCCTTTTTGTGCACACGGTGGAATCAGGCACCATCACCCAGGGCGCCGAGCGCAGCCACATCACCCTGGCTTCAGCCAGCGAGCGCATCCGTGGCATGGAAGCCGTGCTGGGCATGGCCCTGCTCTCGCGCAGCAAGCGCGGCGTGTTGCCCACCGAGGCTGGGGCCGTGCTCTTGCCCCACGCACGCCGCATGCTGCTGCAGATGGAGCAGATGGCGGGCGACATGCAGGCTTTTGGCCAAGGGCTGGGTACACGCATCGAACTGCTGGCCAACACCTCGGCCATCAGCGAACACCTGATTGCACCGCTGGGTGCCTTCATGCAGGCCAACCCGCTGCTGCGACTGGAGTTGCGCGAATGCACCAGCGACACCATTGCACGCGCGCTGCTGGACGGAGAGGCAGACCTGGGCGTGCTCTCCAACGCAGCCGCCTCCGGCGCACTGCATACGCAGACCTGGCGCGCCGACCCGCTGGTGCTGTTGGGCCCTGCGCCACTGCTCGAAGGCTTGCCGGCAGATAGTCAGTTGTCCCACCTCAAGGATCTGCCCCTGCTGGGACTGCTGCCACAGCATGCCTTGCAGCAGCTGATTGCCACGCAGGCGCTGCAGGCAGGCGTTGGCCTGCGCTACCGTGCCAGAGCGCCGCATCTCGACGCCCTGTGCGACTGGGCTGCCATGGGCCTGGGCGCGGCACTGGTGCCGCAGGCTGCCGCACAGCGTTGCGTTGAGCGCTGGCCACAGACGCCACTGCGCATCCTCCCCCTGGCTGCCGGATGGGCCGCACGCCACCTGGTGCTGGCTTGCCGCAACCCCGAGCAATTGCCTACGCATGCGCAGCAGCTCTGGGCTTTTTTAATGGAACTGCCTGCAAGCCCATAG
- a CDS encoding sulfite exporter TauE/SafE family protein encodes MTDPGWWLGVAAVFVIAGMVKGVVGLGLPTVSMALLALWLTPATAAAWLVLPSMVTNMWQMRPWPQLRVLARQLWPMQLGVVIGTLGAAWQFGALQLASSQRWLGAALVLYALWGLWGRPLVVPASAGGRQQSLAHSMLGALVGAATGVVTALTGVFVIPAVPYLQSLGLGKDALIQAMGLSFSVSTIALAISLQQHGGVAMAEWAWSALWLLPALAGMWCGERLRGRLSPQVFKRCLFASLLLLGTYMVVR; translated from the coding sequence ATGACGGATCCGGGTTGGTGGCTGGGTGTTGCAGCCGTCTTTGTAATCGCAGGCATGGTCAAAGGAGTGGTGGGCCTGGGCTTGCCCACGGTGTCGATGGCGCTGCTGGCGCTGTGGCTGACCCCGGCAACGGCTGCGGCCTGGCTGGTGTTGCCCTCGATGGTGACGAATATGTGGCAAATGCGCCCCTGGCCCCAGTTGCGCGTATTGGCACGGCAGCTGTGGCCCATGCAATTGGGCGTGGTGATTGGTACCTTGGGCGCGGCCTGGCAGTTTGGCGCCTTGCAACTGGCCAGCAGCCAACGCTGGTTGGGCGCGGCGCTGGTGTTGTATGCGCTATGGGGTTTGTGGGGCAGGCCCTTGGTGGTTCCGGCTTCTGCTGGTGGCAGGCAGCAGTCGCTGGCGCATAGCATGTTGGGCGCGCTGGTGGGTGCGGCCACAGGTGTGGTGACGGCATTGACCGGCGTGTTCGTCATCCCCGCCGTGCCCTATCTGCAGAGCCTGGGCTTGGGCAAGGATGCCCTGATCCAGGCCATGGGCTTGAGTTTTTCGGTATCGACCATCGCACTGGCCATCAGCCTGCAGCAGCATGGCGGCGTGGCCATGGCCGAATGGGCATGGTCTGCACTGTGGCTGCTGCCCGCACTGGCAGGCATGTGGTGTGGCGAACGGCTGCGCGGGCGACTGTCGCCCCAGGTCTTCAAGCGCTGCCTGTTTGCGAGCCTGTTGTTGCTGGGGACCTATATGGTAGTTCGCTGA